A window from Polyodon spathula isolate WHYD16114869_AA chromosome 28, ASM1765450v1, whole genome shotgun sequence encodes these proteins:
- the LOC121302011 gene encoding tumor necrosis factor receptor superfamily member 9-like, giving the protein MEKPCPGFVIFFLFASASGLQLCKQWEDGRNGEVCCNACESGAYMDKKCGKEQSQLCRPCIQGSFNTDPTKKQCAPCRTCQGKLKIDKPCTNVTDTKCTCIEGYRCVSDNCERCAKVCQQGEEPTDTGDCRPCPSGKFNSEKNGQCNPWRAECPPGEVICTNGTAEKDIECEPIPADAGANVTVIVVVIGSTFLATAAMFRLYAVKVAGKKKEKVAEPEARTRVIQVAQVEEDACSCRYPEEEQGGWDESEELDSKLMEV; this is encoded by the exons ATGGAAAAGCCATGTCCTGGATTTGTGATCTTCTTTCTGTTCGCTAGTGCCAGCGGCCTGCAGCTCTGCAAGCAATGGGAGGATGGTAGAAACGGAGAGGTGTGTTGTAACGCCTGTGAATCCG GTGCCTACATGGACAAGAAGTGTGGGAAAGAGCAGAGTCAGCTGTGCAGGCCCTGCATACAGGGCTCCTTCAACACAGATCCCACCAAGAAACAGTGCGCCCCCTGCAGGACCTGCCAAG GTAAACTGAAGATAGACAAGCCCTGCACGAATGTAACAGATACAAAGTGCACTTGTATCGAGGGCTACCGGTGTGTCAGTGATAACTGTGAGAGATGTGCCAAGGTGTGCCAGCAAGGAGAGGAGCCCACGGACACAG GGGACTGCCGGCCGTGCCCTTCAGGCAAGTTCAACTCCGAGAAGAATGGGCAGTGTAATCCCTGGAGAGCAGA ATGCCCCCCGGGAGAGGTCATATGTACCAACGGCACGGCAGAAAAGGATATCGAGTGCGAGCCCATCCCCGCAG ATGCAGGCGCGAACGTCACTGTGATCGTCGTTGTTATTGGCTCCACGTTCCTGGCCACGGCTGCCATGTTTAGGCTGTACGCGGTCAAAGTGGCtgggaagaaaaaggagaaagTGGCAGAGCCAG AGGCCAGGACTCGAGTGATTCAGGTGGCCCAGGTGGAGGAGGACGCCTGCAGCTGCCGCTACCCAGAGGAGGAGCAGGGAGGCTGGGATGAATCGGAGGAGCTGGACAGCAAGCTCATGGAGGTGTGA
- the LOC121301906 gene encoding uncharacterized protein LOC121301906 isoform X1, with protein sequence MSGFHKDCGRLQTYQRHQPCPVDWRHSEGGSASRGHQLPPSDTANRQRTAQLEPDNSSGVPGDCPGGQGSSDLQYVKNNLDAAPCGPAMALPEKDCSRIPRAGRAHRCFDCREDEGEVHSGRRGDFEEMDFSDGRGYRERLGWLSGELREGEGGATGYHRDFREREGGASSSNHRDFGEREGGASINNHRDFREWEGVASSSNHRDFREREGGASISNHRDFREREGGASSSNRADHRRREGGVKENGGGACSSHRGDVRVGGAGCSRHGDRRERRRQSERRRSEKFSPSSSEEEEEEGGNERRRKREHRPHRQHSLPATQLSPAAWDWRKTAEGGSCAGAALPAALHAEVAQLGLQDREQVLRDAELARRLQEEEEEEERLLRKGQWPGNDISPPRLASTGRLRDQAEEEDFRAAQVAQDEEIARFMQRQEMKASRDLEGQGSRMERRDLTDSSERRRRSQNRKTEAPPGSHERLDLEGLLSPREEGSQDRRVSPTYRQHLLPRNIAEELDPTFRVKRQEITAEEPALPAPAASRFPPAAPCCFHDYADERAEPTFIPPTKCQSDKISRLKTKDRKEGCKQQ encoded by the exons ATGTCTGGCTTTCACAAAGACTGCGGCAGGCTGCAAACCTACCAGCGGCACCAACCTTGTCCTGTAGACTGGAGGCACAGCGAGGGAGGCTCAGCCAGCAGGGGGCACCAACTTCCACCCAGCGATACCGCGAACCGGCAGAGGACCGCGCAGTTAGAGCCGGACAACAGCAGCGGTGTACCCGGGGACTGTCCTGGGGGCCAGGGAAGCAGCGATCTGCAGTACGTTAAAAACAACCTGGACGCCGCCCCCTGTGGTCCTGCCATGGCTTTACCGGAGAAGGACTGCAGCAGAATCCCGCGCGCTGGCAGAGCCCATCGCTGCTTCGATTGCAGGGAAGACGAGGGTGAGGTCCACAGCGGTCGCCGTGGTGACTTCGAGGAAATGGATTTCAGCGATGGGCGGGGTTACAGGGAAAGGCTAGGCTGGCTAAGCGGAGAGCTcagggaaggagaaggaggagctaCTGGTTACCATAGAGATTttagagaaagagagggaggggcCAGCAGCAGTAACCATAGAGATTTCGGAGAAAGAGAAGGAGGGGCCAGCATCAATAACCATAGAGATTTCAGAGAATGGGAGGGAGTGGCCAGCAGCAGTAACCATAGAGATTtcagagaaagagagggaggggcCAGCATCAGTAACCATAGAGATTtcagagaaagggagggaggggCCAGCAGCAGTAACCGTGCAGATCACAGGAGAAGAGAAGGTGGGGTTAAGGAGAATGGGGGTGGGGCTTGTTCCAGTCACCGCGGGGATGTAAGGGTGGGTGGGGCTGGCTGCAGTCGCCACGGCGATCGCAGGGAGAGGCGAAGGCAGAGTGAGCGCAGGCGGAGTGAGAAGTTCTCTCCCTCCAGctctgaagaggaggaggaggagggagggaacgagaggaggaggaagagggagcACAGGCCCCACAGACAACACAGCCTCCCTGCCACACAGCTCTCTCCAGCAGCATGGGACTGGAGGAAGACCGCAG AGGGAGGGTCCTGCGCTGGAGCGGCGCTCCCTGCTGCTCTGCACGCTGAGGTGGCTCAGCTGGGTTTGCAGGACCGGGAGCAGGTTCTGAGGGATGCAGAGCTGGCGAGGAGGCtgcaggaggaagaggaggaggaggagaggctgCTGAGGAAGGGACAGTGGCCCGGGAACGACATCTCACCCCCG AGGCTGGCGTCGACAGGCAGGCTGCGGGACCAGGCTGAGGAGGAGGACTTTCGAGCAGCCCAGGTGGCACAAGATGAG GAAATCGCACGCTTCATGCAGCGGCAGGAGATGAAGGCGTCACGTGATCTGGAGGGTCAAGGGTCACGGATGGAGCGCAGGGACCTCACAGACTCTTCAGAGAGGAGGCGGAGGAGCCAGAACAGGAAG ACTGAGGCGCCCCCTGGTTCTCATGAGCGGCTGGATTTAGAGGGTCTGCTGTCACCGAGAGAGGAGGGGTCCCAAGATCGAAGAGTGTCTCCCACATACAG GCAGCACCTGCTCCCCAGGAACATCGCTGAGGAGCTGGATCCCACTTTCAGGGTGAAACGGCAGGAGATCACAGCGGAAGAGCCAGCTCTCCCAGCGCCTG CGGCCTCTCGGTTCCCCCCCGCCGCCCCCTGCTGTTTCCACGACTACGCTGACGAGCGAGCCGAGCCCACCTTCATCCCCCCCACCAAGTGCCAGAGCGATAAGATTAGCCGCCTGAAAACCAAAGACAGGAAGGAGGGCTGCAAACAGCAGTGA
- the LOC121301906 gene encoding uncharacterized protein LOC121301906 isoform X2, with product MSGFHKDCGRLQTYQRHQPCPVDWRHSEGGSASRGHQLPPSDTANRQRTAQLEPDNSSGVPGDCPGGQGSSDLQYVKNNLDAAPCGPAMALPEKDCSRIPRAGRAHRCFDCREDEGEVHSGRRGDFEEMDFSDGRGYRERLGWLSGELREGEGGATGYHRDFREREGGASSSNHRDFGEREGGASINNHRDFREWEGVASSSNHRDFREREGGASISNHRDFREREGGASSSNRADHRRREGGVKENGGGACSSHRGDVRVGGAGCSRHGDRRERRRQSERRRSEKFSPSSSEEEEEEGGNERRRKREHRPHRQHSLPATQLSPAAWDWRKTAEGGSCAGAALPAALHAEVAQLGLQDREQVLRDAELARRLQEEEEEEERLLRKGQWPGNDISPPEIARFMQRQEMKASRDLEGQGSRMERRDLTDSSERRRRSQNRKTEAPPGSHERLDLEGLLSPREEGSQDRRVSPTYRQHLLPRNIAEELDPTFRVKRQEITAEEPALPAPAASRFPPAAPCCFHDYADERAEPTFIPPTKCQSDKISRLKTKDRKEGCKQQ from the exons ATGTCTGGCTTTCACAAAGACTGCGGCAGGCTGCAAACCTACCAGCGGCACCAACCTTGTCCTGTAGACTGGAGGCACAGCGAGGGAGGCTCAGCCAGCAGGGGGCACCAACTTCCACCCAGCGATACCGCGAACCGGCAGAGGACCGCGCAGTTAGAGCCGGACAACAGCAGCGGTGTACCCGGGGACTGTCCTGGGGGCCAGGGAAGCAGCGATCTGCAGTACGTTAAAAACAACCTGGACGCCGCCCCCTGTGGTCCTGCCATGGCTTTACCGGAGAAGGACTGCAGCAGAATCCCGCGCGCTGGCAGAGCCCATCGCTGCTTCGATTGCAGGGAAGACGAGGGTGAGGTCCACAGCGGTCGCCGTGGTGACTTCGAGGAAATGGATTTCAGCGATGGGCGGGGTTACAGGGAAAGGCTAGGCTGGCTAAGCGGAGAGCTcagggaaggagaaggaggagctaCTGGTTACCATAGAGATTttagagaaagagagggaggggcCAGCAGCAGTAACCATAGAGATTTCGGAGAAAGAGAAGGAGGGGCCAGCATCAATAACCATAGAGATTTCAGAGAATGGGAGGGAGTGGCCAGCAGCAGTAACCATAGAGATTtcagagaaagagagggaggggcCAGCATCAGTAACCATAGAGATTtcagagaaagggagggaggggCCAGCAGCAGTAACCGTGCAGATCACAGGAGAAGAGAAGGTGGGGTTAAGGAGAATGGGGGTGGGGCTTGTTCCAGTCACCGCGGGGATGTAAGGGTGGGTGGGGCTGGCTGCAGTCGCCACGGCGATCGCAGGGAGAGGCGAAGGCAGAGTGAGCGCAGGCGGAGTGAGAAGTTCTCTCCCTCCAGctctgaagaggaggaggaggagggagggaacgagaggaggaggaagagggagcACAGGCCCCACAGACAACACAGCCTCCCTGCCACACAGCTCTCTCCAGCAGCATGGGACTGGAGGAAGACCGCAG AGGGAGGGTCCTGCGCTGGAGCGGCGCTCCCTGCTGCTCTGCACGCTGAGGTGGCTCAGCTGGGTTTGCAGGACCGGGAGCAGGTTCTGAGGGATGCAGAGCTGGCGAGGAGGCtgcaggaggaagaggaggaggaggagaggctgCTGAGGAAGGGACAGTGGCCCGGGAACGACATCTCACCCCCG GAAATCGCACGCTTCATGCAGCGGCAGGAGATGAAGGCGTCACGTGATCTGGAGGGTCAAGGGTCACGGATGGAGCGCAGGGACCTCACAGACTCTTCAGAGAGGAGGCGGAGGAGCCAGAACAGGAAG ACTGAGGCGCCCCCTGGTTCTCATGAGCGGCTGGATTTAGAGGGTCTGCTGTCACCGAGAGAGGAGGGGTCCCAAGATCGAAGAGTGTCTCCCACATACAG GCAGCACCTGCTCCCCAGGAACATCGCTGAGGAGCTGGATCCCACTTTCAGGGTGAAACGGCAGGAGATCACAGCGGAAGAGCCAGCTCTCCCAGCGCCTG CGGCCTCTCGGTTCCCCCCCGCCGCCCCCTGCTGTTTCCACGACTACGCTGACGAGCGAGCCGAGCCCACCTTCATCCCCCCCACCAAGTGCCAGAGCGATAAGATTAGCCGCCTGAAAACCAAAGACAGGAAGGAGGGCTGCAAACAGCAGTGA
- the LOC121301906 gene encoding uncharacterized protein LOC121301906 isoform X3 produces the protein MSGFHKDCGRLQTYQRHQPCPVDWRHSEGGSASRGHQLPPSDTANRQRTAQLEPDNSSGVPGDCPGGQGSSDLQYVKNNLDAAPCGPAMALPEKDCSRIPRAGRAHRCFDCREDEGEVHSGRRGDFEEMDFSDGRGYRERLGWLSGELREGEGGATGYHRDFREREGGASSSNHRDFGEREGGASINNHRDFREWEGVASSSNHRDFREREGGASISNHRDFREREGGASSSNRADHRRREGGVKENGGGACSSHRGDVRVGGAGCSRHGDRRERRRQSERRRSEKFSPSSSEEEEEEGGNERRRKREHRPHRQHSLPATQLSPAAWDWRKTAEGGSCAGAALPAALHAEVAQLGLQDREQVLRDAELARRLQEEEEEEERLLRKGQWPGNDISPPRLASTGRLRDQAEEEDFRAAQVAQDEEIARFMQRQEMKASRDLEGQGSRMERRDLTDSSERRRRSQNRKTEAPPGSHERLDLEGLLSPREEGSQDRRVSPTYSGLSVPPRRPLLFPRLR, from the exons ATGTCTGGCTTTCACAAAGACTGCGGCAGGCTGCAAACCTACCAGCGGCACCAACCTTGTCCTGTAGACTGGAGGCACAGCGAGGGAGGCTCAGCCAGCAGGGGGCACCAACTTCCACCCAGCGATACCGCGAACCGGCAGAGGACCGCGCAGTTAGAGCCGGACAACAGCAGCGGTGTACCCGGGGACTGTCCTGGGGGCCAGGGAAGCAGCGATCTGCAGTACGTTAAAAACAACCTGGACGCCGCCCCCTGTGGTCCTGCCATGGCTTTACCGGAGAAGGACTGCAGCAGAATCCCGCGCGCTGGCAGAGCCCATCGCTGCTTCGATTGCAGGGAAGACGAGGGTGAGGTCCACAGCGGTCGCCGTGGTGACTTCGAGGAAATGGATTTCAGCGATGGGCGGGGTTACAGGGAAAGGCTAGGCTGGCTAAGCGGAGAGCTcagggaaggagaaggaggagctaCTGGTTACCATAGAGATTttagagaaagagagggaggggcCAGCAGCAGTAACCATAGAGATTTCGGAGAAAGAGAAGGAGGGGCCAGCATCAATAACCATAGAGATTTCAGAGAATGGGAGGGAGTGGCCAGCAGCAGTAACCATAGAGATTtcagagaaagagagggaggggcCAGCATCAGTAACCATAGAGATTtcagagaaagggagggaggggCCAGCAGCAGTAACCGTGCAGATCACAGGAGAAGAGAAGGTGGGGTTAAGGAGAATGGGGGTGGGGCTTGTTCCAGTCACCGCGGGGATGTAAGGGTGGGTGGGGCTGGCTGCAGTCGCCACGGCGATCGCAGGGAGAGGCGAAGGCAGAGTGAGCGCAGGCGGAGTGAGAAGTTCTCTCCCTCCAGctctgaagaggaggaggaggagggagggaacgagaggaggaggaagagggagcACAGGCCCCACAGACAACACAGCCTCCCTGCCACACAGCTCTCTCCAGCAGCATGGGACTGGAGGAAGACCGCAG AGGGAGGGTCCTGCGCTGGAGCGGCGCTCCCTGCTGCTCTGCACGCTGAGGTGGCTCAGCTGGGTTTGCAGGACCGGGAGCAGGTTCTGAGGGATGCAGAGCTGGCGAGGAGGCtgcaggaggaagaggaggaggaggagaggctgCTGAGGAAGGGACAGTGGCCCGGGAACGACATCTCACCCCCG AGGCTGGCGTCGACAGGCAGGCTGCGGGACCAGGCTGAGGAGGAGGACTTTCGAGCAGCCCAGGTGGCACAAGATGAG GAAATCGCACGCTTCATGCAGCGGCAGGAGATGAAGGCGTCACGTGATCTGGAGGGTCAAGGGTCACGGATGGAGCGCAGGGACCTCACAGACTCTTCAGAGAGGAGGCGGAGGAGCCAGAACAGGAAG ACTGAGGCGCCCCCTGGTTCTCATGAGCGGCTGGATTTAGAGGGTCTGCTGTCACCGAGAGAGGAGGGGTCCCAAGATCGAAGAGTGTCTCCCACATACAG CGGCCTCTCGGTTCCCCCCCGCCGCCCCCTGCTGTTTCCACGACTACGCTGA